In one window of Lampris incognitus isolate fLamInc1 chromosome 3, fLamInc1.hap2, whole genome shotgun sequence DNA:
- the prg4b gene encoding proteoglycan 4b isoform X2, giving the protein MSSAVLCASILLVCAFSRCAAQVSCSGRCGAEYYRGYMCQCDYGCLQHEECCKDFESQCTTGDSCKGRCGEFFRRGRLCNCDPDCGKFNQCCPDYKSHCDAEEPVIKEPVESSSTFVDDDDSKDDQFDPKYVETQDPQDDFDLYDQTFPNLPDDSSSETGQDYLEEIPTPDTTSGYEPMSTKLLEVVPTDPTKPNAQDYPDTELIPEDTTTISPELEEATTQPSDDKPNKDNASISPPSPTNEEVPTDSAESDPTSQSETGTALPLSTPTTADDAQELQSGAPTEGGEVLPDRPTPGPQDEYTSPPQLEVLPSHPDPDQASSSDMSQSPATTPAFIAVTNTASETTATTNGAFSEPATTTPFPVTSASMTYDHAPVTTISSLSDPESESGLGGVTPESWTEPGPQDDAQTTVTPSPKDSAQDSLTTAGTTADWTKVTPALTEASSSKPDSKPLPDPSPTKPSSIKPSLTKPTPKPPAKPIDTAQTPNIDNTRDYQADDSNDTDLCSGRPTSAVTTLKNGTMVVFRGHYFWTLDRNRVPGPARGITQTWGIPSPIDTVFTRCNCQGKTYILKGAQYWRFDNDVLDPGYPNLLVNGFDGLRGQITAALSVPQYKQRRESVYFFKRGGLVQKYSYKFGTSPSCGRKVQHTVHTSHSRMTRQTVSSLEPAINIHTSWRRVPSTITSAVSAPSRRVPEGYKYYVFSRSNYYSVKMNGERPVVGYPQAITTPLKNSSKDFFKCPKKV; this is encoded by the exons ATGTCTTCAGCTGTGCTTTGTGCTTCTATTTTGCTGGTTTGTGCGTTTTCACGTTGTGCTGCTCAGG TAAGCTGCAGTGGCCGATGCGGTGCTGAATACTACAGGGGTTACATGTGCCAGTGTGATTATGGTTGCCTCCAACACGAAGAGTGCTGCAAAGACTTTGAGTCCCAGTGCACTACCG gagaCTCATGTAAAGGGCGGTGTGGCGAGTTCTTCAGAAGAGGCAGGCTGTGCAACTGTGACCCGGACTGTGGGAAGTTCAACCAATGCTGCCCGGACTACAAGTCCCACTGCGACGCAGAAG AACCTGTTATAAAGGAACCAGTTGAGTCAAGTTCGACATTCGTTGACGACGACGACAGCAAAG ATGACCAATTCGATCCAAAATATGTAGAAACACAAGATCCACAAGATGATTTCG ATCTGTATGACCAGACTTTTCCAAACCTCCCTGATGATTCCTCTTCCGAGACTGGACAGGACTACCTGGAGGAGATACCTACCCCAGACACCACCAGTGGTTATGAGCCCATGTCAACGAAGCTGCTCGAGGTTGTACCCACTGACCCCACCAAGCCAAATGCTCAGGACTACCCTGACACAGAGCTGATACCGGAGGATACAACCACAATCTCTCCTGAGTTAGAGGAGGCAACTACACAACCCTCCGATGATAAGCCCAACAAAGATAATGCCAGCATCTCCCCACCCAGCCCTACCAATGAAGAAGTCCCTACTGACAGTGCAG AGTCCGATCCCACCAGCCAATCTGAAACAGGAACAGCTCTCCCTCTGTCCACGCCCACCACCGCAGATGACGCCCAAGAACTCCAGTCAGGAGCGCCGACTGAAGGCGGCGAGGTGCTTCCTGACAGACCTACTCCAGGACCGCAGGATGAGTACACCTCCCCTCCTCAGCTAGAGGTCTTACCTTCTCATCCAGACCCTGACCAGGCATCCAGCTCAGACATGAGCCAAAGCCCAGCCACAACCCCAGCTTTCATTGCGGTCACAAACACGGCTTCAGAGACCACAGCAACCACGAACGGCGCCTTCTCAGAGCCAGCCACCACCACCCCGTTTCCAGTCACCTCCGCCTCAATGACATATGACCACGCCCCAGTAACCACGATCTCCTCCCTCTCAGACCCAGAGTCTGAAAGTGGTCTCGGAGGAGTTACCCCAGAGAGCTGGACTGAGCCTGGACCTCAAGATGATGCCCAGACCACCGTTACCCCCTCACCCAAAGACTCAGCGCAGGATTCTCTTACAACAGCAGGGACAACTGCTGATTGGACTAAAGTCACTCCAGCTCTAACCGAGGCCTCATCGTCTAAGCCTGACTCAAAACCCCTGCCTGATCCCAGCCCAACCAAGCCATCCTCAATTAAGCCGAGTCTGACCAAACCCACCCCTAAGCCCCCGGCCAAGCCTATTGACACCGCACAAACTCCGAATATAGACAATACCAGAGACTACCAAGCAG ATGACAGCAACGATACTGATCTCTGCAGTGGGAGGCCAACCAGTGCAGTCACCACGCTCAAGAACGGCACTATGGTGGTTTTCCGAG GACACTACTTCTGGACACTGGACAGAAACAGGGTGCCAGGCCCTGCCCGTGGCATCACACAAACGTGGGGTATCCCTTCTCCCATTGACACCGTCTTCACCCGCTGCAACTGCCAGGGCAAAACGTACATCCTCAAG GGAGCACAGTATTGGAGGTTTGACAACGATGTCTTGGACCCCGGCTACCCCAACCTCCTCGTGAACGGCTTCGATGGGCTGCGGGGTCAAATCACAGCTGCCCTCTCCGTGCCTCAGTACAAGCAAAGGAGAGAGTccgtctacttcttcaagagag GGGGACTGGTCCAGAAATATTCGTACAAGTTTGGCACCAGTCCATCATGTGGCAGGAAAGTCCAGCATACCGTACACACTTCACACAGCCGGATGACCCGCCAAACAG tGTCTTCTCTAGAACCAGCCATTAACATCCATACGTCCTGGAGAAGAGTCCCCTCAACCATCACATCGGCTGTCTCCGCCCCCAGCCGCAGGGTGCCAGAGGGCTACAAGTACTACGTCTTCTCAAGAT CCAACTACTACAGCGTCAAGATGAATGGGGAACGTCCTGTTGTTGGTTACCCTCAAGCCATCACAACACCCTTGAAGAACTCATCCAAAGACTTCTTCAAATGCCCAAAGAAGGTCTGA
- the prg4b gene encoding proteoglycan 4b isoform X1 has translation MSSAVLCASILLVCAFSRCAAQVSCSGRCGAEYYRGYMCQCDYGCLQHEECCKDFESQCTTGDSCKGRCGEFFRRGRLCNCDPDCGKFNQCCPDYKSHCDAEETIKGPASITTPVRTSSCDRVNNNKPKEPVIKEPVESSSTFVDDDDSKDDQFDPKYVETQDPQDDFDLYDQTFPNLPDDSSSETGQDYLEEIPTPDTTSGYEPMSTKLLEVVPTDPTKPNAQDYPDTELIPEDTTTISPELEEATTQPSDDKPNKDNASISPPSPTNEEVPTDSAESDPTSQSETGTALPLSTPTTADDAQELQSGAPTEGGEVLPDRPTPGPQDEYTSPPQLEVLPSHPDPDQASSSDMSQSPATTPAFIAVTNTASETTATTNGAFSEPATTTPFPVTSASMTYDHAPVTTISSLSDPESESGLGGVTPESWTEPGPQDDAQTTVTPSPKDSAQDSLTTAGTTADWTKVTPALTEASSSKPDSKPLPDPSPTKPSSIKPSLTKPTPKPPAKPIDTAQTPNIDNTRDYQADDSNDTDLCSGRPTSAVTTLKNGTMVVFRGHYFWTLDRNRVPGPARGITQTWGIPSPIDTVFTRCNCQGKTYILKGAQYWRFDNDVLDPGYPNLLVNGFDGLRGQITAALSVPQYKQRRESVYFFKRGGLVQKYSYKFGTSPSCGRKVQHTVHTSHSRMTRQTVSSLEPAINIHTSWRRVPSTITSAVSAPSRRVPEGYKYYVFSRSNYYSVKMNGERPVVGYPQAITTPLKNSSKDFFKCPKKV, from the exons ATGTCTTCAGCTGTGCTTTGTGCTTCTATTTTGCTGGTTTGTGCGTTTTCACGTTGTGCTGCTCAGG TAAGCTGCAGTGGCCGATGCGGTGCTGAATACTACAGGGGTTACATGTGCCAGTGTGATTATGGTTGCCTCCAACACGAAGAGTGCTGCAAAGACTTTGAGTCCCAGTGCACTACCG gagaCTCATGTAAAGGGCGGTGTGGCGAGTTCTTCAGAAGAGGCAGGCTGTGCAACTGTGACCCGGACTGTGGGAAGTTCAACCAATGCTGCCCGGACTACAAGTCCCACTGCGACGCAGAAG AAACAATCAAAGGACCAGCCAGTATAACAACACCGGTGAGGACTAGCTCATGTGATAGAGTAAACAATAATAAACCCAAAG AACCTGTTATAAAGGAACCAGTTGAGTCAAGTTCGACATTCGTTGACGACGACGACAGCAAAG ATGACCAATTCGATCCAAAATATGTAGAAACACAAGATCCACAAGATGATTTCG ATCTGTATGACCAGACTTTTCCAAACCTCCCTGATGATTCCTCTTCCGAGACTGGACAGGACTACCTGGAGGAGATACCTACCCCAGACACCACCAGTGGTTATGAGCCCATGTCAACGAAGCTGCTCGAGGTTGTACCCACTGACCCCACCAAGCCAAATGCTCAGGACTACCCTGACACAGAGCTGATACCGGAGGATACAACCACAATCTCTCCTGAGTTAGAGGAGGCAACTACACAACCCTCCGATGATAAGCCCAACAAAGATAATGCCAGCATCTCCCCACCCAGCCCTACCAATGAAGAAGTCCCTACTGACAGTGCAG AGTCCGATCCCACCAGCCAATCTGAAACAGGAACAGCTCTCCCTCTGTCCACGCCCACCACCGCAGATGACGCCCAAGAACTCCAGTCAGGAGCGCCGACTGAAGGCGGCGAGGTGCTTCCTGACAGACCTACTCCAGGACCGCAGGATGAGTACACCTCCCCTCCTCAGCTAGAGGTCTTACCTTCTCATCCAGACCCTGACCAGGCATCCAGCTCAGACATGAGCCAAAGCCCAGCCACAACCCCAGCTTTCATTGCGGTCACAAACACGGCTTCAGAGACCACAGCAACCACGAACGGCGCCTTCTCAGAGCCAGCCACCACCACCCCGTTTCCAGTCACCTCCGCCTCAATGACATATGACCACGCCCCAGTAACCACGATCTCCTCCCTCTCAGACCCAGAGTCTGAAAGTGGTCTCGGAGGAGTTACCCCAGAGAGCTGGACTGAGCCTGGACCTCAAGATGATGCCCAGACCACCGTTACCCCCTCACCCAAAGACTCAGCGCAGGATTCTCTTACAACAGCAGGGACAACTGCTGATTGGACTAAAGTCACTCCAGCTCTAACCGAGGCCTCATCGTCTAAGCCTGACTCAAAACCCCTGCCTGATCCCAGCCCAACCAAGCCATCCTCAATTAAGCCGAGTCTGACCAAACCCACCCCTAAGCCCCCGGCCAAGCCTATTGACACCGCACAAACTCCGAATATAGACAATACCAGAGACTACCAAGCAG ATGACAGCAACGATACTGATCTCTGCAGTGGGAGGCCAACCAGTGCAGTCACCACGCTCAAGAACGGCACTATGGTGGTTTTCCGAG GACACTACTTCTGGACACTGGACAGAAACAGGGTGCCAGGCCCTGCCCGTGGCATCACACAAACGTGGGGTATCCCTTCTCCCATTGACACCGTCTTCACCCGCTGCAACTGCCAGGGCAAAACGTACATCCTCAAG GGAGCACAGTATTGGAGGTTTGACAACGATGTCTTGGACCCCGGCTACCCCAACCTCCTCGTGAACGGCTTCGATGGGCTGCGGGGTCAAATCACAGCTGCCCTCTCCGTGCCTCAGTACAAGCAAAGGAGAGAGTccgtctacttcttcaagagag GGGGACTGGTCCAGAAATATTCGTACAAGTTTGGCACCAGTCCATCATGTGGCAGGAAAGTCCAGCATACCGTACACACTTCACACAGCCGGATGACCCGCCAAACAG tGTCTTCTCTAGAACCAGCCATTAACATCCATACGTCCTGGAGAAGAGTCCCCTCAACCATCACATCGGCTGTCTCCGCCCCCAGCCGCAGGGTGCCAGAGGGCTACAAGTACTACGTCTTCTCAAGAT CCAACTACTACAGCGTCAAGATGAATGGGGAACGTCCTGTTGTTGGTTACCCTCAAGCCATCACAACACCCTTGAAGAACTCATCCAAAGACTTCTTCAAATGCCCAAAGAAGGTCTGA